The Ruania alba genome has a window encoding:
- a CDS encoding ABC transporter ATP-binding protein, whose protein sequence is MLSVRDLSVEFPIRKGFWKRTVGHVGAVSSVDLDIYPGETLGLVGESGCGKTTLGRSIVRALEPTRGSIVYRAPGSDREVDLAALGSRELRPYRSDVRMIFQDPFTSLNPRKTLLQLIGEPLQRAGARNRPPSGKDVADSTIQDQVADMLAKVGLRPEYMRRYPHAFSGGQRQRINIARALITRPSLVVADEAVSALDVSVRAQILNLLKDLQEEFELTYLFISHDLSVVEHVCDRVAVMYLGEVVEQADADSLFDQPRHPYTEALLSAVPQPDPRQRGGSRRIRLPDDLPDPTDPPAGCRFHTRCRFAVEGLCDRADAPPVLQEESGHAVACVRSEEIQLQGRH, encoded by the coding sequence ATGCTGAGCGTGCGAGATCTCTCGGTCGAGTTCCCGATCCGCAAGGGCTTCTGGAAGCGCACGGTCGGGCATGTCGGTGCCGTCAGCAGCGTGGATCTCGACATCTACCCCGGCGAGACTCTCGGACTCGTCGGCGAATCAGGCTGCGGGAAGACCACACTCGGCCGCAGCATCGTCCGGGCACTGGAGCCCACACGCGGATCGATCGTCTACCGCGCCCCCGGCTCCGACCGTGAGGTCGACCTCGCCGCCCTCGGTAGCCGTGAGCTGCGGCCCTACCGCAGCGACGTACGGATGATCTTCCAAGATCCCTTCACCTCGCTCAACCCGCGCAAGACGTTGCTACAGCTCATCGGTGAACCGCTCCAGCGCGCCGGGGCCCGCAACCGGCCGCCGTCCGGAAAGGACGTGGCCGACAGCACCATCCAGGACCAGGTGGCCGACATGCTGGCGAAAGTCGGTCTGCGGCCCGAGTACATGCGGCGCTACCCGCACGCCTTCTCCGGTGGGCAGCGTCAGCGCATCAACATCGCCCGGGCGCTCATCACCCGCCCCAGTCTGGTGGTCGCGGACGAAGCGGTCTCCGCCCTCGACGTCTCGGTGCGTGCGCAGATCCTGAACCTGCTGAAGGATCTGCAGGAGGAGTTCGAGCTCACCTACCTGTTCATCTCGCACGACCTGTCCGTCGTCGAGCATGTCTGCGATCGCGTCGCCGTCATGTACCTCGGCGAGGTGGTCGAGCAGGCGGATGCCGACTCGCTCTTCGATCAGCCGAGGCACCCGTACACCGAGGCCTTGCTCTCGGCTGTGCCCCAGCCCGACCCGCGCCAGCGCGGCGGCAGCAGACGTATCCGGCTGCCCGACGACCTGCCCGACCCGACCGACCCACCGGCGGGGTGCCGCTTCCACACGCGCTGCCGATTCGCGGTGGAGGGACTGTGCGACAGAGCTGATGCACCGCCAGTGCTTCAGGAGGAGTCAGGACACGCGGTCGCGTGTGTGCGCTCCGAGGAGATCCAGCTGCAGGGCCGTCACTGA
- a CDS encoding ArsR/SmtB family transcription factor, with the protein MPERETPLDHAAMKAFAHPLRIRMFSYLTDHGAATATQLAEHLGESSAQTSYHLRQLARHGLVEEDADRGTGRERWWQAASFSIPGTEARKDPALRSLAGTVLSGLLEQRVHALRTWFEDTDTPTSWVEASLQQSTTASLTLAEFAAMNDAVQKVLEEHTSQARRRRDEGGHRELDERRVRMYYDAFPLPVTD; encoded by the coding sequence ATGCCTGAACGGGAAACGCCGCTGGACCACGCCGCGATGAAGGCGTTCGCCCATCCGCTCCGGATCCGGATGTTCTCCTACCTCACCGACCACGGCGCAGCCACAGCGACCCAGCTGGCCGAACACTTGGGGGAGAGCAGCGCGCAGACCAGCTATCACCTGCGCCAGCTCGCCCGGCACGGTCTGGTCGAGGAGGACGCCGATCGCGGGACCGGCCGGGAGCGCTGGTGGCAGGCGGCGTCCTTCAGCATCCCGGGCACTGAGGCGCGCAAGGATCCTGCATTGCGCTCATTGGCCGGGACCGTGCTCTCCGGCCTGCTCGAGCAGCGTGTGCACGCGCTGCGGACCTGGTTCGAGGACACCGACACGCCCACGTCGTGGGTGGAGGCGAGCCTGCAGCAGTCCACCACAGCGTCCTTGACGCTGGCGGAGTTCGCGGCGATGAACGACGCGGTCCAGAAGGTGCTGGAGGAGCACACCAGCCAGGCGCGTCGTCGCCGGGACGAGGGGGGCCACAGGGAGCTCGACGAGCGCCGCGTGCGGATGTACTACGACGCCTTCCCGCTGCCGGTGACCGACTGA
- a CDS encoding ABC transporter ATP-binding protein, translated as MTSTTRADQPAVSEGARAAGEPSGEREAVLTIRDLKTQYRTDEGTVKAVDGVDLTAYRGRTTCVVGESGCGKSVTARSILQLIDHPGKITDGRIMWQPDPTVGAIDLTSLPEDGERLRRVRGGEIGMVFQEPMASLSPMYTVGDQLTETILLHTDLNEADAKDRAIHELKRVGIPQPERRFDNYPFQMSGGMCQRVMIALALSCEPSLLIADEPTTALDVTTQARILDLLRELQAETGMSMLFITHDLGVVAEIADDVSVMYLGKVVEKAGVNELFENPQHPYTQALLESIPSRDHEGQKLERLRAISGTVPHPANRPDGCSFHPRCPHAMAGTCDVDEPPALDLGGGRIAPCHLHDPEATGSGRPLPMLPVPPVPEAREAPKVREVREEAPRPRASSRC; from the coding sequence ATGACTTCCACCACCCGAGCGGACCAGCCCGCCGTATCCGAGGGTGCTCGTGCCGCAGGAGAACCGAGCGGCGAACGCGAAGCCGTTCTCACCATCCGCGACCTCAAGACGCAGTACCGGACCGACGAAGGCACCGTGAAGGCGGTCGACGGCGTCGATCTGACCGCCTATCGGGGACGGACCACCTGCGTGGTCGGCGAGTCGGGCTGCGGCAAGTCCGTGACGGCGCGCTCGATCCTGCAACTGATCGACCACCCGGGCAAGATCACCGACGGGCGCATCATGTGGCAGCCGGACCCCACCGTCGGGGCCATCGACCTGACGTCGCTGCCCGAGGACGGCGAGCGCCTGCGGCGCGTGCGCGGCGGTGAGATCGGCATGGTCTTCCAGGAGCCGATGGCCTCCCTGTCGCCGATGTACACGGTCGGGGATCAGCTGACGGAGACGATCCTCCTGCACACCGACCTCAACGAGGCCGATGCGAAGGACCGCGCCATCCATGAGCTGAAGCGGGTAGGCATTCCGCAGCCGGAGCGGCGATTCGACAACTACCCGTTCCAGATGTCGGGGGGCATGTGTCAGCGCGTGATGATCGCGCTCGCGCTCTCGTGCGAGCCCTCGCTGCTGATCGCCGACGAACCGACCACTGCGCTCGACGTCACCACGCAGGCACGCATCCTCGACCTGCTCCGCGAGCTGCAGGCCGAGACCGGGATGTCGATGCTGTTCATCACCCACGATCTCGGGGTCGTGGCGGAGATCGCCGACGACGTGTCGGTGATGTACCTCGGCAAGGTCGTCGAGAAGGCGGGCGTGAACGAGCTCTTCGAGAACCCGCAGCATCCCTACACCCAAGCCCTGCTGGAGTCGATCCCGAGCCGGGACCACGAGGGCCAGAAACTTGAACGGCTGCGGGCGATCAGCGGAACGGTGCCGCACCCCGCCAACCGCCCGGATGGCTGTTCCTTCCATCCGCGCTGTCCGCACGCGATGGCGGGGACCTGCGACGTCGACGAGCCTCCGGCGCTCGATCTCGGTGGGGGCCGGATCGCCCCCTGTCACCTGCACGACCCGGAGGCAACCGGGAGCGGCCGGCCGTTGCCGATGCTGCCGGTCCCGCCCGTCCCGGAAGCCCGAGAGGCCCCGAAAGTCCGGGAAGTCCGGGAAGAAGCCCCGCGCCCGAGAGCAAGCAGCCGATGCTGA
- a CDS encoding MFS transporter — MAHAPLAAPLGRRFWALFGATSFSNLADGVLMVATPLLALTLTTSPLLISLLPAATWLPWLLLGLYSGVLIDRGDRRRIFLIATAVRIAVLASLVGTAWAGALSMPALLVALLAFGCAEVFADGSASTMIPAVTPRSRLGAANSRLLGAQQVANGFLGAPLGGLLASIGAAWAFGVPGLLCVLTLITVAAGLRGPYRAQPVKSTDGAARPPAVRTEVRDGLTFLATHPVLRPILIGGAALNFANTGYFAVFVLWAVGPDSAIGLDPAQFGLISTAIAAGAVAGSVAAEALLRRFSEARLIGVNWLVNSTLLLFPVLLPNPWAVAASFVLIGATNTVGNVVSRSMRQRLVPDAMLGRIGGASATVAYGTMPLGAVLGGAVGEMAGLPSVFVGAAAICIAFSIYVLHTVTPPLVRAADEAALSHQPKENA, encoded by the coding sequence ATGGCGCACGCACCCCTCGCCGCACCGCTCGGGCGGCGATTCTGGGCCCTGTTCGGCGCCACGTCCTTCTCGAACCTGGCCGACGGCGTCCTGATGGTCGCCACACCGTTGCTCGCGCTCACCCTGACCACGTCACCGCTACTGATCTCACTCCTGCCTGCCGCTACCTGGCTCCCGTGGTTGCTCCTCGGCCTGTACTCGGGGGTCCTGATCGACCGCGGCGACCGGCGCCGGATCTTCCTGATCGCGACGGCGGTGCGGATCGCCGTGCTGGCGAGTCTGGTCGGCACTGCCTGGGCGGGGGCTCTGAGCATGCCCGCCCTGCTGGTCGCCCTGCTCGCGTTCGGGTGCGCGGAAGTCTTCGCCGATGGCTCGGCGAGCACGATGATCCCCGCCGTCACCCCGCGGTCCCGGCTGGGCGCCGCCAACAGTCGTCTGCTCGGTGCCCAGCAGGTCGCGAACGGATTCCTCGGCGCACCGCTCGGCGGGTTGCTCGCCTCGATCGGGGCTGCCTGGGCATTCGGGGTACCGGGACTGCTGTGCGTGCTGACCCTGATCACCGTGGCCGCCGGGCTGCGTGGTCCCTACCGCGCCCAGCCAGTGAAGAGCACCGACGGCGCGGCCCGGCCTCCCGCAGTACGCACTGAGGTTCGGGACGGCCTGACCTTCCTGGCCACACATCCGGTGCTGCGCCCCATCCTGATCGGTGGGGCCGCCCTCAACTTCGCGAACACCGGCTACTTCGCCGTCTTCGTGCTCTGGGCCGTGGGACCGGATTCCGCGATCGGCTTGGACCCAGCCCAGTTCGGTCTGATCTCTACGGCGATCGCCGCCGGTGCCGTCGCCGGCTCGGTCGCGGCGGAGGCGTTGCTTCGCCGGTTCTCCGAGGCGCGCCTGATCGGCGTGAACTGGCTGGTGAACTCAACTCTGCTGCTGTTCCCGGTGCTGCTACCGAACCCGTGGGCCGTGGCAGCGAGCTTCGTCCTGATCGGAGCCACCAACACCGTCGGCAATGTGGTGAGCCGATCGATGCGCCAACGACTCGTCCCTGACGCGATGCTCGGTCGCATCGGCGGAGCCTCCGCCACAGTCGCCTACGGCACGATGCCGCTCGGCGCCGTCCTCGGCGGCGCCGTGGGAGAGATGGCCGGCCTGCCGTCAGTGTTCGTGGGTGCCGCTGCCATCTGCATCGCTTTCTCGATCTACGTCCTGCACACCGTCACACCGCCCCTGGTTCGAGCGGCCGACGAGGCCGCCCTGAGCCACCAACCGAAGGAGAACGCATGA
- a CDS encoding polysaccharide pyruvyl transferase family protein, translated as MTIQDPGPGRTVLLRAGWQVDNVGDVAHVPGAIRALQEYGGAEVIVWALDFGAREKRLLATIYPQVQIVEGAVAENGAPTDPDVLAAWERADILVHGPGASPMLGNEIDGWVAHTGKPYGYFGVTADPVCPPTWATLAEIDQMIDSLLEDYMSEEMRTRLEGAEFFYTRDSLSLKYLRSQKLQGVRLEFGPDATFAFTHRDDEAAEEFLAHFGFTSRQFGCFVPRLRYAPYPQIKGRHPTPEQQRRAGLNELTWREDLDAFAAVVTEWVRTTGTPAAVVPEMSYVHTYALAHLPERLPEDVRDQVHILDRYWPLEEMSGVYARAAVVVSMDCHSPIIAAAQGTPAVYLRLPAETAKGNMYADLGYPEMVVEIGDAPRAAELAIAAYRDRDAAAHRAATMVETANSRLREMAAAVAPRAPALT; from the coding sequence ATGACGATCCAGGACCCTGGACCGGGCCGTACCGTACTGCTGCGGGCGGGATGGCAAGTGGACAACGTGGGCGACGTCGCTCACGTGCCAGGAGCGATCCGTGCCCTGCAGGAATACGGCGGGGCTGAGGTGATCGTCTGGGCCTTGGACTTCGGTGCACGGGAGAAGCGGTTGCTGGCCACGATCTACCCCCAGGTGCAGATCGTCGAGGGGGCGGTGGCCGAGAACGGCGCGCCCACGGATCCGGACGTGCTCGCGGCATGGGAGCGGGCGGACATCCTCGTGCACGGCCCTGGTGCATCGCCCATGCTGGGCAACGAGATCGACGGCTGGGTCGCCCACACCGGCAAGCCGTACGGTTACTTCGGCGTCACCGCGGACCCGGTGTGCCCGCCCACCTGGGCGACCCTCGCCGAGATCGATCAGATGATCGACTCGCTCCTCGAGGACTACATGAGCGAGGAGATGCGCACGCGCCTGGAGGGAGCCGAGTTCTTCTACACCCGCGACTCGCTCAGCCTGAAGTACCTGCGCAGTCAGAAGCTGCAGGGCGTCAGGCTCGAGTTCGGCCCGGACGCGACATTCGCGTTCACGCACCGCGACGACGAGGCGGCCGAGGAGTTCCTGGCGCACTTCGGGTTCACCTCACGACAGTTCGGGTGCTTCGTCCCGCGCCTGCGCTACGCCCCCTACCCGCAGATCAAGGGTCGGCACCCCACGCCCGAGCAGCAGCGCCGGGCCGGCCTGAACGAGCTGACGTGGCGCGAGGACCTCGACGCATTCGCCGCCGTCGTCACCGAGTGGGTGCGCACGACCGGCACCCCGGCGGCAGTCGTGCCCGAGATGAGCTATGTGCACACGTACGCCCTCGCGCATCTGCCTGAGCGGCTGCCGGAGGACGTGCGTGACCAGGTGCACATCCTGGATCGCTACTGGCCGCTCGAGGAGATGTCCGGTGTGTACGCCCGTGCCGCCGTCGTAGTGAGCATGGATTGTCACTCGCCGATCATCGCCGCCGCGCAGGGAACGCCGGCCGTCTACCTGCGCCTGCCCGCCGAGACGGCGAAGGGCAACATGTATGCCGACCTCGGCTACCCGGAGATGGTGGTGGAGATCGGCGACGCGCCGCGTGCAGCGGAGCTCGCCATTGCCGCCTACCGGGACCGGGACGCGGCTGCGCACCGGGCGGCCACGATGGTCGAGACCGCGAACAGCCGGCTGCGGGAGATGGCTGCCGCCGTCGCTCCCCGCGCTCCTGCGCTCACCTGA
- a CDS encoding ABC transporter permease yields MVQFLIRRILYMIPTLFLISILVFVIIQLPPGDYLSTLIVQMEESGESVDQAQIDYLRERYGLDQPIWVQYWQWITGIIFHLDFGHSFEWGREVSALIADRLPLTIGISLVTVVFTWAMALPIGIYSAVKQYSAGDYVFTTIGFLGVATPNFLLALIMMWAAAGMGMSVGSASPAMLVVAVIVLGTAGTAGLIRVMRANLLDELKKPYVVAARARGIPQRRRLIKYPVRVALNPFVSSIGWLLPTLISGEVIVSTVMNLDTTGPLLLQSLRGQDMYLAGSIILISAVFTVIGTLLSDLALAWLDPRIRIN; encoded by the coding sequence ATGGTGCAGTTCTTGATCCGGCGGATCCTCTACATGATCCCCACACTGTTCCTGATCTCGATCCTCGTGTTCGTGATCATCCAGTTGCCGCCGGGCGACTACCTGAGCACCCTGATCGTGCAGATGGAGGAGAGCGGTGAGAGCGTCGACCAGGCACAGATCGACTACCTGCGTGAGCGGTACGGGCTCGACCAGCCCATCTGGGTGCAGTACTGGCAGTGGATCACCGGCATCATCTTCCACCTCGACTTTGGCCATTCCTTCGAGTGGGGGCGCGAGGTCTCCGCGCTGATCGCTGATCGGCTGCCGCTGACGATCGGAATCTCGCTCGTCACGGTGGTGTTCACGTGGGCGATGGCACTGCCCATCGGGATCTATTCGGCCGTCAAGCAGTACTCGGCCGGCGATTATGTGTTCACGACCATCGGATTCCTGGGCGTCGCGACGCCGAACTTCCTGCTCGCGCTGATCATGATGTGGGCAGCCGCCGGTATGGGGATGAGCGTGGGCAGTGCGTCTCCCGCGATGCTCGTCGTCGCGGTCATCGTGCTCGGGACAGCCGGCACCGCTGGGCTCATTCGCGTCATGCGTGCGAACCTCCTCGACGAGTTGAAAAAACCGTATGTGGTGGCGGCCAGGGCGCGCGGCATCCCGCAACGCCGGCGCCTGATCAAGTATCCGGTGCGCGTGGCCCTGAACCCGTTCGTCTCGTCGATCGGATGGCTGCTGCCCACGTTGATCTCCGGCGAGGTGATCGTCTCCACGGTGATGAACCTGGACACCACCGGCCCGCTGCTGCTGCAGTCGCTGCGCGGTCAGGATATGTACCTGGCGGGATCAATCATCCTCATCTCCGCCGTGTTCACCGTCATCGGAACGCTGCTGTCGGACCTTGCGCTGGCGTGGCTCGATCCGCGAATCCGGATCAACTGA
- a CDS encoding ABC transporter substrate-binding protein, with the protein MTQNRPLFLPDRRTFIAGIGATGLAAVVGCSADGENDGMPQADKGPESPDLAELVESGELPPVEERLPATPLVVETVESTGVYGGRLNTVVLGQTDMPYVKMTMGYEGLMRWTPDWSETIPNVAESVETSDDASTFTFHLREGMRWSDGEPFTAEDVAFAANDVVLNEDFAGAVSSEFLSNADGNATVEAVDELTVRFTFPSPNPMFLQEMSTLANAEALTGHPKHYLSQFHLAYNDDAEAEASSAGFEHWVDHYIARFEWWDNPDVPTVNGWVVTHTLADDNEVVAERNPYYWKVDPDGSQLPYLNTIRHELVGDEEVMLVKATEGDLDLVTRHINSLGNKPVLADGREEGGYEFIDLQTSFMNEMVISLNLNHQDPIKREIFQNKDFRIGLSHAINRDELNTAVFQDQGEAWQAAPNADSIYYDEEMAKQYTEFDTDLANQTLDDAGYSERDSEGFRLGPDGERIRITVLIASPGPTPYMVDAMELVAGYWNEVGIDTRAEPVDRSLFQERTVASEHDAGVWNGTGGFRDEVLAPLYYLPSRTSIVAWAVEWAVYFGSRGEEGETPPEAPLRQMELYWEMESEPDEARREELFREVLQIAKDEFYTIGTVRIPLGYGTVANRLKNVPEMFPTAYRYGDPAPTNVSQYFIGADPTSCPRAVPAQLGTARGVDDLREG; encoded by the coding sequence ATGACTCAGAACCGCCCCCTCTTCCTGCCGGACCGGCGAACCTTCATCGCCGGCATCGGTGCCACCGGCCTCGCTGCCGTCGTGGGATGCAGTGCCGACGGCGAGAACGACGGCATGCCCCAGGCGGACAAAGGACCAGAATCGCCTGACCTGGCAGAACTCGTCGAGTCGGGTGAGCTGCCTCCCGTCGAGGAGCGGCTTCCGGCCACCCCACTCGTCGTCGAGACCGTCGAGAGCACCGGCGTCTACGGCGGTCGCCTGAACACCGTCGTCCTCGGCCAGACAGACATGCCCTACGTCAAGATGACGATGGGCTACGAGGGCCTGATGCGGTGGACGCCGGACTGGTCGGAGACGATCCCGAACGTCGCCGAGTCCGTCGAGACCTCCGACGACGCCTCAACCTTCACGTTCCACCTGCGCGAGGGAATGCGATGGTCGGACGGCGAGCCCTTCACCGCTGAGGATGTGGCCTTCGCCGCCAACGACGTGGTGCTCAACGAGGACTTCGCGGGCGCGGTGTCGTCGGAGTTCCTGTCCAACGCCGACGGCAATGCGACCGTTGAGGCGGTGGATGAGCTGACCGTGCGCTTCACCTTCCCCTCCCCGAACCCGATGTTCCTTCAAGAGATGTCCACTCTCGCCAATGCGGAGGCACTCACTGGACATCCGAAGCACTATCTGTCGCAGTTCCACCTGGCGTACAACGACGACGCGGAGGCCGAGGCGTCCTCTGCCGGCTTCGAGCACTGGGTCGACCACTACATCGCTCGGTTCGAGTGGTGGGACAACCCCGACGTCCCCACGGTGAACGGATGGGTGGTGACCCATACCCTGGCCGATGACAACGAGGTCGTGGCCGAGCGCAACCCGTACTACTGGAAGGTCGACCCCGACGGAAGCCAGTTGCCGTACCTGAATACCATCCGGCATGAACTGGTCGGCGACGAGGAAGTCATGCTCGTCAAGGCGACCGAGGGTGATCTCGATCTGGTCACACGCCACATCAACAGTCTCGGCAACAAGCCGGTCCTCGCCGACGGGCGCGAGGAAGGCGGCTACGAGTTCATCGATCTGCAGACGAGCTTCATGAACGAGATGGTGATCTCGCTCAACCTCAACCACCAGGATCCGATCAAGCGCGAGATCTTCCAGAACAAGGACTTCCGCATCGGCCTGTCGCACGCGATCAACCGCGACGAGCTGAACACGGCAGTGTTCCAGGACCAGGGCGAGGCCTGGCAGGCAGCACCCAACGCCGACTCCATCTACTACGACGAGGAGATGGCGAAGCAGTACACCGAGTTCGACACCGATCTGGCGAACCAGACCCTCGACGACGCCGGGTACTCCGAGCGCGACTCCGAAGGCTTCCGTCTCGGCCCCGACGGTGAGCGGATCCGCATCACCGTCCTGATCGCCTCTCCGGGACCCACGCCCTACATGGTCGATGCGATGGAGCTCGTCGCCGGGTACTGGAACGAGGTCGGCATCGACACACGCGCCGAGCCGGTGGACCGGTCCCTGTTCCAGGAGCGGACCGTCGCGAGCGAGCATGACGCGGGCGTGTGGAACGGCACCGGAGGATTCCGCGACGAGGTGCTCGCACCGCTGTACTACCTGCCCTCCCGCACCTCGATCGTCGCGTGGGCCGTCGAATGGGCGGTGTACTTCGGCAGCCGCGGCGAGGAGGGTGAGACCCCGCCAGAAGCTCCGCTGCGCCAAATGGAGCTGTACTGGGAGATGGAGTCCGAGCCGGACGAGGCCCGGCGCGAGGAACTCTTCCGGGAGGTCCTGCAGATCGCCAAGGACGAGTTCTACACGATCGGCACGGTGCGGATCCCACTCGGTTACGGCACCGTGGCCAATCGCCTGAAGAACGTGCCGGAGATGTTCCCGACGGCGTACCGGTACGGCGACCCAGCCCCGACGAACGTGTCCCAGTACTTCATCGGGGCTGACCCCACATCCTGTCCACGGGCGGTGCCGGCACAACTCGGCACCGCCCGCGGCGTGGACGACCTGAGAGAAGGGTGA
- a CDS encoding ABC transporter permease gives MPPDSSTALLDSETQDQAATKDAVASRWRLVWRRFRKHKLAMVGLIVTIGVYVVAVFGAMIAPYGSSQLDADYTYAPPQQLHIVDASGDSWDWGLYVHGYTMERDPETLEQEFTTDPDNKVPVGLFVQGDEYELFGLIPWDRHLIGPVDSDTPMYLLGADQLGRDQLSRIIHGTAISMSVGLVGVGMGFVLGILLGGISGYFGGRVDTIIQRAVELFMSLPTLPLWLGLAAAVPREWDSVQRYFAITLVLSLVAWTSLARDVRGRFLALREEDFVTSARLDGTKEPRIIFGHILPSFTSHLIATLTLAIPTMILAETALSFLGLGLQPPTVSWGVLLQEAQNIRVISTAPWLLLPGVAVVVAVLAMNFLGDGLRDAADPYKH, from the coding sequence ATGCCACCGGACAGCTCGACCGCGCTGCTCGACAGCGAGACGCAGGACCAGGCCGCGACGAAGGACGCCGTCGCCTCCCGCTGGCGCCTGGTGTGGCGGCGATTCCGTAAGCACAAACTCGCCATGGTGGGCCTGATCGTCACCATCGGCGTGTACGTCGTGGCGGTCTTCGGGGCGATGATCGCCCCGTACGGCAGCAGCCAGCTCGACGCCGACTACACCTACGCACCGCCGCAGCAGTTGCACATCGTCGACGCCTCGGGCGACTCCTGGGACTGGGGCCTGTACGTGCACGGGTACACGATGGAGCGCGACCCCGAGACGCTCGAGCAGGAGTTCACGACCGACCCTGACAACAAGGTGCCGGTGGGCCTCTTCGTCCAAGGAGATGAGTATGAGCTGTTCGGCCTGATCCCCTGGGATCGCCACCTGATCGGTCCGGTCGACAGCGACACGCCGATGTACCTGCTCGGCGCCGATCAGCTCGGGCGCGATCAGCTCTCCCGCATCATCCATGGCACCGCGATCTCGATGTCGGTCGGCCTGGTCGGTGTCGGGATGGGCTTCGTGCTCGGCATCCTGCTCGGAGGCATCTCGGGATACTTCGGCGGCAGGGTCGACACGATCATCCAGCGTGCTGTGGAACTGTTCATGTCGCTGCCCACCCTGCCGCTCTGGCTCGGACTCGCGGCGGCTGTCCCCCGGGAGTGGGACAGCGTCCAGAGATACTTCGCGATCACTCTCGTCCTGTCGCTCGTGGCGTGGACCAGCCTGGCCAGAGACGTTCGAGGCAGGTTCCTGGCGTTGCGCGAGGAGGACTTCGTCACGTCTGCACGGCTGGACGGTACGAAGGAACCGCGGATCATCTTCGGCCACATCCTGCCCTCGTTCACCAGCCACCTGATCGCGACGCTGACCCTGGCGATCCCGACGATGATCCTCGCTGAGACCGCCCTGTCGTTCCTCGGCCTCGGGCTTCAGCCACCGACCGTGTCATGGGGTGTGCTGTTGCAGGAGGCGCAGAACATCCGCGTGATCTCGACGGCCCCATGGCTGCTGCTGCCAGGTGTCGCCGTCGTGGTCGCGGTCCTCGCGATGAACTTCCTCGGTGACGGCCTGCGCGATGCCGCCGACCCCTACAAGCACTGA
- a CDS encoding PLP-dependent cysteine synthase family protein: MRASHHRSADRAWCDEAIRKVQADAQRSADTHLHQLPLPLDWGIDVYLKDESVHPTGSLKHRLARSLFLYALANGWLTEHTTVIEATSGNTAVSEAYFARMLGLDYIAVMPRTTSHTKVTRIEAYGGRCHYVDAAPDIYAEAERLAEETGGCYLDQFTYAERATDWRGNNNIAESIFEQMSAERHPVPTWVVAAAGTGGTSSTIGRYLRYRRFPTRLAVVDPENSAYYPGWCDDVSDYTTGMPSRIEGIGRPRMEASFVPSVIDTMIPVPDAASVAAMHHLDEVFRRRAGASTGTCLWGVWSLVEQMRDAGEPGSIVSLICDSGDLYGSTYYDPTWLAGQGMDPAPYRERLERFLDGGRLT; the protein is encoded by the coding sequence GTGCGCGCATCTCACCACCGTTCCGCCGACCGCGCCTGGTGCGACGAGGCGATCCGCAAAGTCCAGGCCGATGCGCAGCGATCGGCCGACACCCACCTGCACCAGCTCCCACTTCCGCTGGACTGGGGCATCGATGTCTACCTCAAGGACGAGTCGGTCCACCCGACCGGCAGCCTGAAGCACCGGCTGGCCCGCTCGCTGTTCCTGTACGCGCTCGCGAACGGCTGGCTCACCGAGCACACCACGGTGATCGAAGCGACCAGCGGGAACACCGCCGTCTCCGAGGCCTACTTCGCACGGATGCTCGGCCTCGACTACATCGCCGTGATGCCCCGCACCACGTCGCACACCAAGGTGACGCGGATCGAGGCCTACGGCGGGCGCTGCCACTACGTGGACGCCGCCCCCGACATCTACGCTGAAGCCGAACGGCTCGCCGAGGAGACCGGCGGGTGCTATCTGGATCAGTTCACCTACGCCGAGCGCGCCACCGACTGGCGCGGCAACAACAACATCGCCGAGTCGATCTTCGAGCAGATGAGCGCCGAACGGCATCCGGTGCCCACCTGGGTGGTGGCGGCTGCGGGAACCGGTGGGACGTCGTCGACGATCGGCCGCTATCTGCGCTACCGCCGTTTCCCGACCAGGCTGGCCGTGGTCGACCCGGAGAACTCCGCCTACTACCCGGGGTGGTGCGACGACGTCTCGGACTACACCACCGGGATGCCCTCCCGGATCGAAGGCATCGGCCGGCCCCGCATGGAGGCCAGCTTCGTCCCCTCAGTGATCGACACGATGATCCCGGTACCCGACGCGGCCAGCGTCGCTGCCATGCACCACCTGGACGAGGTGTTCCGCCGGCGCGCTGGGGCGTCCACCGGCACCTGCCTGTGGGGCGTGTGGTCGCTGGTGGAACAGATGCGCGACGCCGGCGAACCAGGCAGCATCGTCAGCCTCATCTGCGACTCCGGCGACCTGTACGGCTCCACCTACTACGACCCCACCTGGCTCGCCGGCCAAGGAATGGACCCGGCTCCCTACCGGGAGCGGTTGGAACGATTTCTCGACGGCGGCCGGCTGACCTGA